One genomic region from Onychostoma macrolepis isolate SWU-2019 chromosome 23, ASM1243209v1, whole genome shotgun sequence encodes:
- the si:dkey-93l1.9 gene encoding ninjurin-2, with protein MEEDQPLNESGTAEAPGAENAQRRFNMNHYATKKSAAQSMLDVALLMANSSQLKTVLRSGVQHRFYVPLIALISLSISLQVIVGLLLIFTVKYDLNDVKKQPRLNTMNDAATVFVFFTVLINIFITALGFESGGGSVIFETALAQTRSLNFTDDV; from the exons GCTCCTGGCGCAGAGAACGCACAGCGTCGCTTCAACATGAATCATTACGCTACTAAGAAGAGTGCAGCACAGAGCATGCTGGATGTGGCTCTTCTGATGGCAAACTCCTCTCAGCTGAAGACAGTGCTGCGTTCAGGAGTACAGCACCGCTTCTACGTTCCTCTCATCGCTCTGATCTCACTGTCCATCTCACTGCAGGTCATTGTTGGCCTCCTGCTCATCTTCACTG TGAAGTATGACCTGAATGATGTTAAGAAACAGCCGAGACTTAACACAATGAATGACGCAGCAACTGTTTTTGTGTTCTTTACTGTTCTTATCAACATCTTCATCACAGCATTGGGATTTGAGTCTGGAGG GGGCAGTGTAATATTTGAAACTGCACTCGCTCAGACCAGGTCTTTAAACTTCACTGATGACGTTTAA